From one Thamnophis elegans isolate rThaEle1 chromosome 7, rThaEle1.pri, whole genome shotgun sequence genomic stretch:
- the LOC116511689 gene encoding biogenesis of lysosome-related organelles complex 1 subunit 4-like — MPGWVSPGRWVGDGTGGRSPFCHRRCLTPPRLPHPQAVTAVAMSRRVTAASPASAAADHASYLLPSPLENTTSDGQIGTLYKSLEDLLIRVDEFVEMLDMIRNNSSQVINESAPHIHGKAMEMKKLYRKIDKLEAFVKMIGNNVAGMDEQIIKAESDLGNFPNTLKKLLYTINVPSFLNKSSSSRQNQALYEPLDLFKTEDYFPCLDQGQRM; from the coding sequence atgccggGCTGGGTGAGTCCTGGAAGATGGGTGGGAGATGGCACAGGCGGCCGGAGCCCCTTCTGCCACCGCCGCTGCCtcactcctcctcgtcttcctcaTCCTCAAGCGGTGACAGCGGTGGCCATGTCTCGCAGAGTCACTGCAGCATCTCCGGCATCAGCGGCTGCTGACCATGCCTCCTACCTGCTTCCTTCGCCACTCGAGAACACCACTTCAGACGGGCAGATTGGGACTTTGTACAAGAGTCTTGAAGATTTATTGATCAGGGTAGATGAGTTTGTGGAAATGCTGGACATGATTAGAAATAATTCTTCTCAAGTAATTAATGAAAGTGCGCCACATATTCATGGAAAGGCAATGGAAATGAAGAAGCTCTATAGAAAGATTGACAAACTAGAGGCCTTTGTAAAAATGATTGGTAATAATGTGGCTGGAATGGATGAACAGATCATAAAGGCAGAATCAGACCTTGGAAATTTTCCAAATACGTTAAAGAAATTATTGTACACAATCAATGTGccatcttttttaaataaatcatctTCATCAAGGCAAAATCAAGCCCTGTATGAGCCACTTGATCTCTTCAAGACTGAAGACTACTTTCCTTGTCTTGATCAAGGACAACGTATGTGA